One Spinacia oleracea cultivar Varoflay chromosome 4, BTI_SOV_V1, whole genome shotgun sequence DNA segment encodes these proteins:
- the LOC110798495 gene encoding uncharacterized protein: MACKKPIFDLEGNVLEQCVQAVDRKRLLNNLWCEIHSCVSLAQGNELTLSALVDNLRSLRLDLESQSSIVDGSSGSVSSKAQDIELLIGASVPTEILIKPPKVSKNKGTGVHVHGSGSDKRLKSDKEKIVEQSQKKKRLCKECKKMGYHDIRNCPGKEK; encoded by the coding sequence ATGGCATGTAAGAAGCCGATTTTTGATTTAGAAGGAAATGTGTTGGAGCAATGTGTTCAAGCTGTAGATAGGAAAAGATTGTTGAATAATTTGTGGTGTGAAATTCACTCTTGTGTGAGTTTGGCCCAAGGGAATGAATTGACACTTAGTGCTCTTGTGGACAATCTTCGATCATTGAGGTTAGATTTGGAATCCCAAAGTAGTATTGTTGATGGATCGAGTGGTAGTGTTTCTAGCAAAGCTCAAGATATTGAATTGCTTATTGGAGCTAGTGTGCCTACTGAAATTTTGATCAAACCGCCTAAAGTTTCGAAGAACAAAGGGACCGGGGTTCATGTTCATGGTAGTGGAAGTGATAAACGGTTGAAGAGTGATAAAGAAAAAATTGTTGAACAAAGTCAGAAGAAGAAGAGGTTGTGTAAAGAATGTAAGAAGATGGGTTACCATGATATTCGTAATTGTCCCGGAAAAGAGAAGTAA
- the LOC110798494 gene encoding protein FAR1-RELATED SEQUENCE 5-like, producing the protein MRWYYKLPSKLLHTISPLNSNCKGQPSLISAINNTLETRRIQEQVIRALFLFVMATAEVDLLSHSSSSSVTSYLIHLVFTSLSPGGTREWIPSCSEELKPIVGMNFKDPEEGLSFYKAYATASGFTSRKSTTTRRKKTDVVAFQYFVCNKEGFKASRKPIVEAVEEKLDKAWSTRRRILTRDNIDLVKAFRIMKELTESYDNVDAEGHLCRAFWADPICRKNYALFGDMVSFDTTFKTNRYNMIFRPFTRVDHHKKCITFVAAFISNEDIVSFEWVFRTFVKAMGGNEPLCLITDEDPAMKVSFPKVFPSTEHRFCMWHIMKKMPEKVCCDLPPDSDFLQKICKAVWSVEIELAEFEERWTKIYDKREMWIPAYFRDLFWCGIMRTTSRSESENNFYTKFTNPHLTLVEFYMRFQSALDAQRHTQGENDNSSKHKHPECKTRSAIEKFAFEVYTTTVFYEFQDEVELALFSCGLDGFKKEFGLEVYTIGEGCRVRKFDVLFNVETLDTSCLCKSLKGKGFLVSIWFGFGRQNIFSKFPRLMCLIDGV; encoded by the exons ATGAGATGGTACTATAAACTCCCATCAAAGCTTCTTCATACGATATCACCTCTGAACTCTAATTGTAAGGGTCAACCAAGCTTAATATCAGCTATTAACAAT ACACTGGAAACAAGGAGAATTCAAGAGCAG gttATTCGTGCTCTGTTTTTATTTGTTATGGCTACCGCTGAAGTTGATTTGTTATCTCATAGTTCTAGTTCATCAGTTACATCAT ATCTTATTCACTT AGTGTTTACTTCATTGAGTCCTGGTGGTACTAGGGAATGGATTCCTTCTTGTTCCGAGGAGTTAAAACCTATTGTCGGAATGAACTTTAAAGATCCTGAGGAAGGTTTATCATTTTATAAAGCTTATGCTACTGCTTCGGGTTTCACTTCTAGAAAAAGTACTACTACAAGAAGGAAGAAGACCGATGTAGTTGCGTTCCAGTATTTTGTATGCAATAAAGAAGGTTTTAAGGCGTCTCGTAAGCCTATTGTGGAAGCTGTTGAAGAAAAATTAGACAAGGCTTGGTCTACACGAAGGCGAATTCTTACTCGT GATAACATTGATCTAGTGAAGGCCTTTAGAATAATGAAGGAGTTAACTGAATCATATGACAATGTTG ATGCAGAAGGTCATCTCTGTAGAGCATTTTGGGCAGATCCTATTTGTAGAAAGAATTATGCTCTTTTTGGAGATATGGTTTCATTTGATACTACATTTAAAACAAATAG GTATAATATGATATTTAGGCCATTTACTAGAGTTGATCACCATAAAAAGTGTATTACTTTTGTTGCTGCCTTTATATCTAATGAGGATATAGTGTCTTTCGAGTGGGTTTTTAGAACATTTGTGAAGGCAATGGGTGGTAATGAGCCTCTTTGTTTGATTACTGATGAAGATCCTGCAATGAAAGTTTCTTTTCCTAAAGTATTTCCGTCTACAGAGCATCGGTTTTGCATGTGGCATATTATGAAAAAGATGCCTGAGAAAGTGTGTTGTGATCTTCCACCAGATTCTGACTTTCTACAAAAGATTTGCAAAGCTGTTTGGAGTGTAGAGATTGAACTGGCTGAGTTTGAAGAGAGGTGGACTAAG ATTTATGATAAGCGTGAAATGTGGATTCCGGCTTATTTTAGGGATTTATTCTGGTGTGGTATTATGAGAACCACATCTAGGTCAGAGAGTGAGAATAACTTTTATACAAAGTTCACTAATCCACATCTTACCCTTGTTGAGTTTTATATGAGATTTCAAAGTGCATTAGATGCTCAACGTCATACTCAAGGTGAAAATGATAATTCTTCTAAACATAAACATCCTGAGTGCAAGACACGTTCTGCCATAGAGAAATTTGCCTTTGAAGTTTACACGACAACTGTTTTTTATGAGTTTCAAGACGAGGTGGAATTAGCTCTTTTCTCTTGTGGTCTTGATGGTTTTAAGAAAGAATTTGGATTGGAAGTTTATACTATTGGAGAAGGTTGTCGTGTCCGCAAGTTTGATGTTCTTTTTAATGTTGAAACATTGGATACTAGTTGTTTATGCAAGTCATTGAAAGGCAAGGGATTCCTTGTAAGCATATGGTTTGGGTTTGGAAGGCAAAACATATTCTCAAAATTCCCGAGGCTTATGTGCTTAATCGATGGAGTATAA